A single Desulfonatronum sp. SC1 DNA region contains:
- a CDS encoding sigma-54 dependent transcriptional regulator: MAQIVIVDDEEDIRTTLRGILEDEGHEVREAASGEQGLDVLAEVDPDLCFLDIWLPGMDGLEVLDRVRGISPHLPMIMISGHGNIETAVMAIKKGAFDFIEKPLSLEKVLVTTAKAVEFKELRQENMVLRSQIRDTRVQELTGATPRIQQLQQQVRQVAPTEAWVLITGENGTGKEIVARSLHQLSHRVNKPLVEVNCAAIPEELIESELFGHEKGAFTSADRAQVGKFELANGGTLFLDEIGDMSLKTQAKILRILQEQRFERVGGRKTIQVDVRVIAATNKDLPEEIRAGRFREDLYYRLKVFPLYVPPLRSRVADIPLLLADFMDGLIRTQGFKALRFPPETMTALQRYPWPGNVRELKNFLERMCIMYPGQTILPEMLPPEMLVTDHGTGNRGPFDPDEDWPVDFKAARAQFEAKFLEDKLSSCNGSVTRLAETIGMERTYLYKKLRGLGLKTAD, encoded by the coding sequence ATGGCCCAGATCGTCATAGTTGACGACGAAGAGGACATTCGCACCACGCTACGGGGCATCCTGGAGGACGAAGGCCATGAGGTCCGGGAGGCCGCCAGCGGCGAGCAGGGTCTGGACGTGTTGGCCGAGGTGGATCCGGACCTGTGCTTCCTGGACATCTGGCTGCCTGGCATGGACGGCCTGGAGGTGCTGGACCGGGTTCGCGGGATATCTCCGCACTTGCCGATGATCATGATTTCGGGCCACGGCAACATCGAAACTGCGGTCATGGCCATCAAGAAAGGCGCTTTCGACTTCATCGAAAAGCCCCTCTCCCTGGAAAAGGTGCTGGTGACCACGGCCAAGGCCGTGGAATTCAAGGAGCTGCGCCAGGAAAACATGGTCCTGCGCAGCCAAATCCGAGACACCCGGGTCCAGGAATTGACCGGGGCGACGCCCAGGATCCAGCAGTTGCAGCAGCAGGTTCGCCAGGTCGCGCCCACCGAGGCCTGGGTGCTGATCACCGGCGAGAACGGCACGGGCAAGGAAATCGTAGCCCGGTCTCTGCATCAGCTCAGCCACAGGGTGAACAAGCCGTTGGTGGAGGTGAACTGCGCGGCCATTCCCGAAGAACTGATCGAAAGCGAGCTGTTCGGCCATGAAAAGGGGGCCTTCACCAGCGCGGACCGGGCTCAGGTGGGCAAGTTCGAGCTGGCCAACGGCGGCACCTTGTTCCTGGACGAAATCGGGGACATGAGCCTGAAGACCCAGGCCAAGATTCTGCGCATCCTGCAGGAGCAGCGCTTCGAACGGGTCGGAGGACGAAAGACCATCCAGGTAGACGTTCGGGTGATCGCGGCCACGAACAAGGATCTGCCCGAGGAGATTCGCGCCGGGCGGTTTCGGGAGGACCTCTACTACCGGCTGAAGGTGTTTCCGCTGTATGTTCCGCCCTTACGGTCGCGGGTCGCGGACATTCCGTTGCTCCTGGCCGATTTCATGGACGGCCTGATCCGGACCCAGGGCTTCAAGGCCCTGCGCTTTCCCCCGGAGACCATGACCGCGCTGCAACGCTATCCCTGGCCGGGCAATGTCCGTGAGCTGAAAAACTTTCTGGAGCGGATGTGCATCATGTATCCCGGTCAAACCATTTTGCCCGAGATGCTGCCGCCGGAGATGTTGGTCACGGACCACGGCACGGGCAACCGCGGACCTTTTGACCCGGATGAGGACTGGCCGGTGGACTTCAAGGCGGCCCGGGCCCAGTTCGAGGCCAAGTTTCTGGAGGACAAGCTGAGCAGCTGCAACGGCAGCGTCACCCGGCTGGCGGAAACCATCGGCATGGAGCGCACCTATCTCTATAAAAAGCTTCGCGGTCTCGGGCTCAAGACAGCGGATTAA
- a CDS encoding co-chaperone YbbN, translated as MTSYTKAGIIIVILALFASVGLIQHYTVTQSQLTGPEIDPGPALPGVPGELPRLVNLKTENCIHCKRMVPILAELKQDYGEAFRIYTFDIGRHPDIGRAYGTVRILPTLIFFDRDGKEVLRYEGYMSKADILYRFESLGLTG; from the coding sequence ATGACTTCCTACACCAAAGCCGGAATCATCATCGTCATCCTGGCCCTGTTCGCTTCCGTGGGCCTGATTCAGCACTACACCGTCACCCAGTCCCAACTGACCGGACCGGAAATCGACCCGGGGCCGGCCTTGCCCGGCGTGCCGGGGGAACTGCCTCGACTGGTGAACCTCAAAACCGAGAACTGCATTCACTGCAAACGGATGGTCCCCATTCTGGCGGAGTTGAAACAGGATTATGGTGAAGCGTTTCGCATCTACACTTTTGACATCGGTCGCCATCCGGACATCGGACGGGCTTACGGAACCGTCCGCATCCTGCCGACCCTGATCTTTTTCGACCGGGACGGAAAAGAGGTACTGCGCTACGAAGGGTACATGTCCAAGGCGGACATCCTGTATCGTTTCGAAAGCCTTGGCTTGACGGGCTGA
- a CDS encoding glucokinase, with the protein MSEAGKSKNRHTVFFGDQSSRCSAGVLGETEQSSSPDLYLAADIGGTNIRFALFEDRGDTMRLRSVERIPTSEADSFSDLLRLLKDGPLGRELSRCRAGALAVAGAVQGGVRADPPNIPWDIDIRSTNLSGLPDTLILLNDFAAQAYACKTAALDEAVTINAGRPDPRGMVGVIGAGTGLGHGMLAPLPDGGFLALPSEAGHVAFAFVNREEAAFEDFVLRELGLEYVYGDVVVSGQGLALLHRFHFGQSLRPEQAAAAMDETSPVLSWFARFYGRACRHFALNILAIGGMVVTGGVAAKNPGLVRHPEFLREFTANPNYRALLQAIPVLLNTNQDSGLWGAALAAKLATGRRPALSDAA; encoded by the coding sequence ATGTCCGAAGCAGGAAAAAGCAAGAACCGTCATACGGTTTTTTTTGGAGATCAAAGCTCCCGATGTTCCGCCGGAGTGCTCGGCGAGACGGAGCAGTCTTCTTCCCCCGACCTGTATTTGGCCGCGGACATTGGCGGAACCAACATTCGGTTCGCGCTGTTCGAGGATCGCGGCGACACCATGCGGCTCCGAAGCGTGGAGCGGATTCCCACGTCCGAGGCGGATTCCTTCAGCGATCTGCTGCGCCTGCTCAAGGACGGTCCTTTGGGCCGAGAACTGTCGCGCTGCCGGGCCGGGGCCCTGGCCGTGGCCGGGGCGGTGCAAGGAGGGGTCCGAGCCGACCCGCCGAACATCCCCTGGGACATCGACATCCGTTCCACGAACCTGTCCGGGCTGCCGGACACGCTGATCCTGCTCAACGACTTCGCGGCCCAGGCCTATGCCTGCAAGACCGCGGCCTTGGACGAGGCCGTCACGATCAATGCCGGTCGCCCGGATCCGCGGGGCATGGTGGGAGTGATCGGCGCGGGGACCGGTCTGGGCCACGGGATGCTGGCCCCGTTGCCCGATGGCGGTTTTCTCGCCCTGCCCTCGGAGGCGGGGCACGTCGCCTTCGCGTTCGTGAACCGGGAGGAAGCGGCCTTTGAAGACTTCGTGCTCCGGGAACTGGGCCTGGAGTATGTTTACGGGGATGTGGTCGTTTCCGGCCAGGGATTGGCCTTGCTGCACCGCTTTCATTTCGGCCAAAGCCTCAGGCCGGAGCAGGCTGCCGCGGCCATGGACGAAACATCGCCCGTGCTGAGCTGGTTTGCCAGATTCTACGGCCGGGCTTGCCGTCACTTTGCGTTGAATATTCTGGCCATCGGCGGAATGGTGGTCACCGGCGGGGTGGCGGCCAAAAATCCCGGCTTGGTGCGCCACCCGGAATTTTTACGCGAATTCACGGCCAACCCCAATTACCGGGCTCTGCTCCAGGCCATCCCGGTCCTCCTGAACACCAATCAGGACAGCGGGTTGTGGGGCGCGGCCCTGGCCGCCAAGCTCGCAACGGGACGGCGACCGGCCTTGAGCGACGCAGCATGA
- a CDS encoding GNAT family N-acetyltransferase: MKYRIVPVDHSNISKARALVDTVFPHQSPAERISLRLYTLKSGWTYRFLSWVFGADLLAFWIAVDESGEALGISGLYRLRKDGHEAVWLGWYAVHPSARGKGVGGALLRHAIQAARYTGGKYLRLYTSDSELIEGSGDAQGVYEKYGLKVKSVKAVYGGLLINRDGVKVLKANKIIREMPLR, encoded by the coding sequence ATGAAATACCGCATTGTTCCCGTTGACCATTCGAATATCTCCAAGGCCAGAGCGCTGGTCGACACGGTTTTTCCCCATCAGAGTCCCGCGGAACGGATCAGCCTGCGCCTTTACACGCTCAAAAGCGGATGGACGTATCGTTTCCTGTCCTGGGTATTTGGCGCGGATTTGCTGGCTTTCTGGATCGCCGTGGACGAGAGCGGCGAAGCCTTGGGCATCAGTGGACTGTACCGTTTGCGCAAGGACGGCCACGAGGCCGTCTGGCTCGGGTGGTACGCGGTCCATCCGTCAGCCAGGGGCAAGGGCGTGGGCGGAGCGCTTCTGCGCCATGCCATCCAGGCGGCACGGTATACGGGGGGCAAGTATCTGCGCCTGTATACCAGCGATTCGGAACTGATCGAGGGCTCGGGGGACGCCCAGGGCGTTTATGAGAAGTATGGCTTGAAAGTGAAGAGCGTGAAGGCTGTTTACGGTGGGCTGCTCATCAACCGCGACGGGGTAAAGGTGCTCAAGGCGAACAAGATAATCCGGGAAATGCCGCTACGGTGA
- the gmd gene encoding GDP-mannose 4,6-dehydratase, translated as MKKALITGITGQDGAYLAEFLLEKGYEVHGVKRRSSLFNTQRVDHLYRDPHEENVRFLMHYGDLTDATNLTRIIQEVQPDEVYNLAAQSHVKVSFESPEYTANTDALGTLRMLEAIRLLGLTDKTRFYQASTSELYGKVQEVPQRETTPFYPRSPYAVAKLYAFWITVNYREAYNIFGCNGILFNHESPVRGETFVTRKITRAAARIALGLEKDLFLGNLGALRDWGHAKDFVRAQWLILQQDQPEDFVIATGEQHSVREFCQLAFREVGIELRWEGEGLNEKGIVAKFEPSPVIQSCLERIGKQVAFTEGDVLVSVDPRYFRPTEVESLLGDPTKAREKLGWTLEISFAQMVTEMVAYDVREASRESICLHSGFPLPGSCEAFM; from the coding sequence ATGAAAAAAGCACTGATCACCGGCATAACCGGTCAAGACGGGGCCTATCTGGCGGAATTTCTGCTGGAAAAGGGTTACGAAGTCCACGGCGTCAAACGCCGCTCCTCGCTGTTCAACACCCAGCGGGTGGACCACCTCTACCGCGACCCCCACGAGGAGAACGTCCGCTTCCTCATGCATTACGGGGATCTGACCGACGCCACCAACCTGACCCGGATCATTCAGGAGGTCCAGCCGGACGAGGTTTACAATCTGGCGGCCCAGAGCCACGTCAAGGTATCCTTCGAGAGCCCGGAATACACGGCCAACACCGACGCCCTGGGCACCCTGCGAATGCTGGAGGCCATCCGGCTCCTGGGCCTGACGGACAAGACCCGTTTCTACCAGGCCTCCACCTCGGAACTTTACGGCAAGGTCCAGGAAGTGCCCCAGCGCGAAACCACCCCGTTTTATCCCCGCTCCCCTTACGCCGTGGCCAAGCTTTATGCCTTCTGGATCACGGTGAACTACCGGGAGGCCTACAACATTTTCGGCTGCAACGGGATCCTCTTCAACCACGAATCCCCGGTGCGCGGCGAAACCTTTGTCACCCGTAAAATCACCCGTGCCGCGGCCCGAATCGCCCTGGGCCTGGAAAAAGACCTCTTCCTCGGCAACCTCGGCGCGTTGCGGGACTGGGGCCATGCCAAGGATTTCGTCCGCGCCCAGTGGCTGATCCTTCAGCAGGACCAGCCCGAAGACTTCGTGATCGCCACGGGCGAACAGCATTCCGTGCGAGAATTCTGCCAACTGGCTTTCCGGGAAGTGGGCATTGAGCTTCGCTGGGAAGGAGAGGGCCTGAACGAAAAGGGCATCGTCGCCAAATTTGAGCCCTCCCCGGTGATCCAATCCTGCCTGGAACGCATTGGCAAACAGGTCGCCTTTACCGAGGGCGACGTCCTGGTGTCCGTGGACCCCCGCTACTTCCGGCCCACGGAAGTGGAAAGCCTGCTGGGAGACCCGACCAAGGCCCGTGAAAAGCTGGGCTGGACTCTGGAAATCAGCTTTGCGCAAATGGTCACGGAAATGGTCGCCTACGACGTCCGGGAAGCCTCCCGCGAATCCATCTGCCTCCACAGCGGCTTCCCCCTGCCCGGCAGTTGCGAGGCGTTCATGTAG
- a CDS encoding Xaa-Pro peptidase family protein: MPEIHAQRRDKLREKLKVAGLPALLVSSPANRFYLSGFELHDPQCNESAGMLVIAASGEDWLLTDPRYEIVAGKVWPKERLFIYTSPKIKQIREFLAGLGHRPLGFEARAMSVDLHGELAEEVAFMPTTNMVEPLRLVKDAGEIALLEASCRLNHEVFALVPDLLRPGRTEREVAWDMEKLFRERGASELAFPTIVGVNANAAQPHAVPNDTPIQDGCLVLVDAGARLGDYCSDQTRTFWVGERPSDAFKRTMDLVREAQNRAIAAIRPGVPVCSVYQLVKDFFRDHFVDERFNHGLGHGIGLETHEGPSLSPHDTKTLLAPGMVVSVEPGLYYPDWGGVRWEYMILVTEDGCRVL, translated from the coding sequence ATGCCCGAAATCCACGCCCAACGCCGCGACAAACTGCGTGAAAAGCTCAAGGTGGCCGGACTCCCGGCCCTGCTGGTTTCCAGCCCGGCCAACCGGTTCTACCTCAGCGGCTTCGAACTCCACGACCCGCAGTGCAACGAAAGCGCCGGCATGCTGGTGATTGCCGCGAGCGGCGAGGACTGGCTGCTCACGGACCCTCGCTATGAAATCGTCGCCGGCAAGGTCTGGCCCAAGGAACGGCTGTTCATCTACACCAGTCCAAAAATTAAACAGATTCGTGAATTCCTGGCCGGTCTGGGCCATCGCCCCCTGGGGTTCGAGGCCAGGGCCATGAGCGTTGATCTCCACGGAGAACTGGCCGAGGAAGTGGCCTTCATGCCGACCACGAACATGGTGGAGCCTCTGCGGCTGGTCAAGGATGCCGGAGAAATCGCCCTTCTGGAGGCGTCGTGCCGACTCAACCACGAGGTCTTCGCCCTGGTCCCGGATCTGCTGCGCCCAGGGCGCACGGAACGGGAAGTCGCCTGGGACATGGAAAAGCTGTTCCGGGAGCGCGGGGCAAGTGAGCTGGCCTTTCCGACCATCGTGGGCGTGAACGCCAACGCGGCCCAGCCCCATGCCGTTCCCAACGACACTCCGATTCAGGACGGCTGTCTGGTGCTGGTGGATGCCGGAGCCCGGCTTGGGGACTATTGCTCGGACCAGACCCGGACCTTCTGGGTGGGGGAACGGCCCTCGGATGCCTTCAAGCGAACCATGGACCTGGTCCGCGAGGCCCAGAACCGGGCCATCGCCGCCATTCGTCCGGGCGTGCCGGTTTGCAGCGTCTATCAACTGGTCAAGGACTTCTTTCGGGACCACTTCGTGGACGAGCGCTTCAACCACGGCCTGGGCCACGGCATCGGCCTGGAAACCCACGAAGGCCCAAGCCTGAGCCCCCACGACACCAAGACCCTCCTGGCCCCGGGCATGGTGGTGAGCGTGGAGCCAGGCCTGTACTACCCGGACTGGGGCGGCGTCCGCTGGGAGTACATGATCCTGGTCACGGAGGATGGATGCCGGGTTTTGTAG
- a CDS encoding glycoside hydrolase family 3 protein produces MNQYHSRFPFLLFAQRLLSLILIALFLSACLAGGADSDEHLEAKVGQMLLIGFRGLEVDESSSIVRDIREGRVGGVIIFDYDVALRSPVRNVASPEQLGKLVADLRAASHGAPLFVAIDQEGGRVNRLKERYGFPPTVSQGWLGGQNDPRLTGEYAHRTAKTLSGLGINVNLAPVVDVNVNPDNPVIGKLERSFSADPHTVAIHAAAVIAGHQTEGVLTALKHFPGHGSSTTDSHLGFTDVTRTWVEKELEPYRAILRTTGADMIMTAHVFNARLDPDWPATLSRATMQGLLRDQMGYQGVIISDDMQMQAITDHYDLETALEQTILAGADVIIFGNNLVYDEDIAQKAGEIILDLVREGRVPEWRIHQSYSRIMHLKSRLAARGKMECRLCDAY; encoded by the coding sequence ATGAACCAATACCATTCGCGTTTCCCATTTCTTCTTTTTGCCCAGCGATTGCTTTCGCTCATTCTGATCGCCTTATTCCTGTCCGCCTGCCTGGCCGGAGGGGCGGATTCGGACGAACACTTGGAAGCCAAGGTCGGGCAGATGCTGCTGATCGGGTTTCGCGGCCTGGAAGTTGACGAATCCAGCTCCATTGTCCGGGACATCCGGGAGGGGCGGGTCGGCGGAGTGATCATCTTCGACTACGACGTGGCCTTGCGCAGTCCGGTACGCAACGTGGCTTCCCCGGAACAACTGGGGAAACTGGTGGCGGACCTGCGGGCCGCGAGTCACGGGGCGCCCTTGTTCGTGGCCATTGACCAGGAAGGCGGGCGGGTCAACCGGCTCAAGGAGCGGTACGGCTTTCCGCCCACGGTCTCCCAGGGCTGGTTGGGCGGGCAAAACGACCCGCGCCTTACGGGCGAGTACGCCCATCGGACCGCGAAGACGCTGTCCGGGCTGGGAATCAACGTCAATCTGGCCCCGGTGGTGGACGTGAACGTGAACCCGGACAATCCGGTGATCGGCAAACTGGAACGCAGCTTTTCCGCGGACCCTCATACGGTCGCGATTCACGCCGCGGCGGTGATCGCCGGCCATCAGACCGAAGGCGTGCTCACGGCTCTCAAACACTTTCCGGGCCACGGCAGTTCCACCACGGATTCCCACCTGGGTTTCACCGACGTGACCCGGACCTGGGTCGAGAAGGAGCTGGAGCCGTACCGGGCAATCCTGCGCACCACCGGCGCGGACATGATCATGACCGCCCACGTGTTCAACGCCCGCCTCGACCCGGACTGGCCCGCGACTCTCTCCCGGGCCACCATGCAGGGACTGCTGCGCGACCAAATGGGCTACCAAGGCGTGATCATCTCCGACGACATGCAGATGCAGGCCATCACCGACCACTACGACCTGGAAACCGCCCTGGAGCAGACCATCCTGGCCGGGGCGGACGTGATCATCTTCGGCAATAACCTAGTCTACGACGAGGACATCGCCCAAAAGGCCGGCGAGATCATCCTGGACCTGGTCCGGGAAGGCCGGGTGCCGGAGTGGCGCATCCATCAGTCCTACTCCCGGATCATGCACCTCAAATCGCGCCTCGCCGCCAGGGGGAAGATGGAGTGCAGGCTCTGCGACGCCTATTGA
- a CDS encoding chemotaxis protein CheD — protein MRINVGISEMRVTKQPGVILVTHSLGSCMGLAAYDPVFKVAGLIHCLLPKPSGSKKASENPAMCVSTGVPAMIREMYAMGAQRQNLILKAAGCSRMMNVLNQFNTGLRNQETLLALLEHNGLKLASGEMGGSVPRTMYLLADTGRVLIRSKREEREL, from the coding sequence ATGAGAATCAACGTCGGCATCTCCGAGATGCGCGTGACCAAACAACCTGGAGTGATTCTGGTCACTCACTCCCTGGGCTCCTGCATGGGGCTGGCGGCCTACGACCCGGTCTTCAAGGTCGCAGGGCTGATTCACTGCCTGCTTCCGAAACCCTCCGGCAGCAAAAAGGCCTCGGAGAATCCAGCCATGTGCGTCAGCACCGGGGTGCCGGCCATGATCCGGGAAATGTACGCCATGGGCGCCCAGCGCCAAAACCTGATCCTGAAAGCCGCCGGGTGCAGTCGGATGATGAACGTGCTCAACCAGTTTAACACCGGGCTGCGCAACCAGGAGACCTTGCTGGCTCTGCTGGAGCACAACGGCCTGAAGCTCGCGTCCGGTGAAATGGGCGGGAGCGTCCCCAGGACCATGTATTTGCTTGCGGATACCGGCCGGGTCCTGATCCGGTCCAAACGCGAGGAACGCGAACTATGA
- a CDS encoding HDOD domain-containing protein, which yields MIKRKIILSQITRIPMLSSAVQEGMHLLRDPQVDMGNLAKVLQHDPGITVNILRLANTPYFGSMSRVNNLRDAVVRLGAKRVSQLLLTVAVTPRISGELEGYDQAPCTLLEQSLAIAVASELVAAELGIDFPSHTFTAGLLANIGKIVLSQFLDNEYEQVNELVERENVSFEESESRVLGANHAEIGAELLTFWNLPEEIVRVVRHFRDPESCPERDVALDLVHVGSAVAAMTGIGQGLDGMQYPVSEAVVERLGLTETQVREVLVKLLEHVAKLKEVLPKCEKKA from the coding sequence ATGATCAAGCGCAAGATCATCCTCTCTCAAATCACCAGGATACCGATGCTTTCCAGTGCCGTACAGGAAGGCATGCACCTACTGCGCGACCCCCAGGTGGACATGGGCAACCTGGCTAAGGTTCTGCAGCATGATCCAGGGATTACCGTCAATATCCTGCGGCTGGCCAACACCCCGTATTTCGGCTCCATGAGCCGGGTGAACAATCTTCGGGACGCCGTGGTCCGCCTGGGTGCGAAGCGGGTTTCTCAGCTCCTGCTCACCGTGGCCGTCACTCCCCGAATCAGCGGGGAATTGGAAGGCTACGACCAAGCCCCCTGCACCCTTCTGGAACAGTCCTTGGCCATTGCCGTGGCCTCGGAACTCGTCGCCGCTGAACTTGGCATCGACTTTCCGTCTCACACCTTTACCGCCGGACTGCTGGCTAACATCGGTAAAATCGTGCTGAGTCAATTCCTGGATAACGAATACGAGCAGGTCAACGAGCTGGTGGAGCGCGAGAACGTCTCCTTCGAGGAATCCGAAAGTCGTGTCCTGGGCGCGAATCACGCTGAAATCGGAGCTGAACTGTTGACCTTCTGGAACCTGCCCGAGGAGATTGTCCGCGTGGTCCGTCATTTTCGCGACCCGGAATCCTGCCCGGAACGGGACGTCGCCCTGGACCTGGTCCATGTGGGCTCCGCGGTCGCCGCTATGACCGGCATCGGCCAGGGCTTGGACGGCATGCAGTATCCTGTTTCCGAGGCCGTGGTGGAACGTCTGGGGCTGACAGAAACACAGGTCCGGGAGGTGCTGGTCAAACTCCTGGAGCACGTCGCCAAACTCAAGGAAGTATTGCCGAAGTGCGAGAAGAAGGCTTGA
- a CDS encoding patatin-like phospholipase family protein, with product MREEGLISRRRFLAGAAAFAASLPFSAPARDQSEETFSAGLAVGLALGSGGANGLAHIPMLEVFDELGVVPKVIVGTSIGAVIGALYASGLSGSDLRRLALDFASEDKHIMSTLIQGSAGLSLLDLIRPDLDDGGLLDSQGFLDFLHDKVRVSTFEELTIPLMVVAADYWKREQVVLDQGLLIPAIKASMAVLGLFAPVELDGRLLVDGGTVNPLPYDLLLDRCDLIVAVDVSGGVAEPTELTENKPDVLDSLFNTFEIMQRAITGEKMKHREPHIFIRPETSGVRLLHFHKAEQIFTQSEPAAEELKATLREHLSGES from the coding sequence GTGCGAGAAGAAGGCTTGATTTCCCGTCGCCGCTTCCTGGCCGGAGCCGCGGCGTTCGCCGCCTCCCTGCCTTTCTCCGCCCCGGCCCGGGATCAGTCCGAAGAAACGTTTTCCGCCGGCTTGGCCGTCGGCTTGGCTCTCGGTTCCGGCGGGGCCAACGGTTTGGCCCATATTCCCATGCTCGAAGTCTTCGACGAGCTGGGCGTCGTCCCCAAGGTGATCGTCGGAACCAGCATCGGGGCCGTGATCGGAGCCCTCTACGCCTCCGGCCTTTCCGGGTCGGACCTGCGTCGGCTGGCCTTGGACTTCGCCTCCGAGGACAAGCACATCATGAGCACCCTGATTCAGGGCAGCGCGGGGTTGAGCCTGCTGGACCTGATCCGGCCCGACCTGGACGACGGAGGACTGTTGGACAGCCAAGGGTTTCTCGATTTCCTGCACGACAAGGTCCGCGTTTCCACCTTCGAGGAGCTGACTATCCCCTTGATGGTCGTGGCCGCGGACTACTGGAAGCGGGAACAGGTGGTTCTGGACCAGGGGCTGCTAATCCCGGCAATCAAGGCCAGCATGGCCGTTCTCGGCCTGTTCGCTCCGGTGGAGTTGGACGGACGGCTGCTGGTGGACGGCGGTACGGTGAACCCTCTGCCCTATGACCTGCTTCTCGACCGGTGCGACCTGATCGTGGCCGTGGACGTTTCCGGCGGCGTGGCGGAACCGACGGAGCTGACGGAAAACAAGCCCGACGTGCTGGACTCCCTGTTCAACACCTTTGAAATCATGCAGCGGGCCATCACCGGGGAAAAGATGAAACACCGCGAACCCCACATCTTCATTCGCCCGGAAACATCCGGGGTCCGCCTGCTGCACTTCCACAAGGCCGAGCAGATTTTCACGCAATCCGAACCCGCCGCAGAAGAGCTGAAAGCCACCCTGCGTGAGCACCTTTCAGGCGAGTCGTAA
- the hisH gene encoding imidazole glycerol phosphate synthase subunit HisH, translating to MLAILDYEAGNQTSVRRALDFLGIPCAITAEPSALLQADGVIFPGVGAAGQAMADLGGKGLDAVLKEVVRTGKPLLGICVGCQILLDYSEENDTRTLAILPGECRRFDPSWKDEDGRNLIIPHMGWNGLRRKQECVLLNNVPDEAEFYFVHSYFPLPSPELILATTFYGQEFASLFGRPGLWATQFHPEKSGRPGLTLLANFHAYCKEAAHAQ from the coding sequence ATGCTGGCTATTTTGGATTACGAGGCGGGGAATCAGACCAGCGTCCGCAGGGCATTGGATTTTCTGGGTATCCCGTGCGCGATCACCGCGGAGCCGAGCGCGCTGCTGCAAGCGGACGGGGTGATCTTCCCCGGAGTCGGCGCGGCCGGGCAGGCCATGGCCGACCTCGGAGGCAAGGGCCTTGACGCCGTGCTCAAGGAAGTGGTCCGCACGGGCAAGCCGCTTCTGGGTATTTGCGTGGGCTGTCAGATTCTGCTGGACTACAGTGAGGAAAACGATACCAGGACATTGGCCATTCTGCCCGGGGAGTGCCGCCGCTTCGATCCGTCCTGGAAGGACGAGGACGGCCGGAACCTGATCATTCCGCACATGGGCTGGAACGGTCTACGCCGCAAGCAAGAGTGCGTCCTGCTGAACAATGTCCCCGACGAAGCGGAGTTCTATTTCGTGCACAGTTACTTTCCCTTGCCGTCGCCGGAGCTGATCCTGGCCACGACCTTCTACGGGCAAGAGTTCGCCTCGCTTTTCGGTCGGCCCGGACTCTGGGCCACCCAGTTCCATCCGGAAAAGAGCGGTCGCCCCGGCCTGACCCTGCTCGCCAACTTTCATGCCTACTGCAAGGAGGCGGCCCATGCTCAGTAA
- the hisF gene encoding imidazole glycerol phosphate synthase subunit HisF, whose translation MLSKRIIPCLDVRDGRLTKGVKFKGNVDIGDPVDMAKFYSDEGADELVFYDITASSEGRGIMLRVVEEVASKTFIPFSVGGGIRNVADMRAVLLAGAEKISVNSAAVRAPEIISQGAAAFGSQCVVVGMDVLKVPVTLEIPSGYEVVIHGGRTPTGMDALAWARRVQELGAGEICLNSIDADGTKEGYELTLTRLIAESVSIPVIASGGAGKPEHMADALTQGLASAALIASIVHYGEYTIRGIKDILANQGIKVRQVW comes from the coding sequence ATGCTCAGTAAGCGGATCATCCCCTGTCTGGACGTCCGGGATGGACGGCTGACCAAAGGCGTGAAGTTTAAGGGCAACGTGGACATCGGCGACCCGGTGGACATGGCCAAGTTCTACTCCGACGAAGGGGCGGACGAACTGGTTTTCTACGACATCACGGCCTCCAGCGAAGGCCGCGGCATCATGCTCCGGGTGGTGGAGGAGGTGGCTTCCAAGACGTTCATCCCCTTTTCGGTGGGGGGCGGGATACGCAACGTCGCGGACATGCGGGCCGTGCTCCTGGCTGGCGCGGAAAAAATCTCCGTCAATTCCGCGGCGGTGCGCGCCCCGGAGATCATCTCCCAGGGCGCGGCGGCCTTTGGCTCGCAGTGCGTGGTGGTGGGCATGGACGTGCTCAAGGTGCCCGTCACGTTGGAGATCCCTTCCGGTTACGAGGTGGTGATTCACGGGGGGCGAACGCCCACGGGAATGGATGCCCTGGCCTGGGCCAGGCGGGTCCAGGAACTGGGCGCGGGGGAAATCTGCCTCAACTCCATCGACGCCGACGGAACCAAGGAGGGGTATGAACTGACCCTGACCCGGCTGATTGCCGAGTCCGTGTCCATCCCGGTGATCGCGTCCGGGGGGGCGGGCAAACCCGAGCACATGGCCGACGCCTTGACCCAGGGCCTGGCCTCCGCCGCACTGATAGCGTCCATCGTGCACTACGGTGAATATACGATCCGGGGCATCAAGGACATCCTGGCGAACCAGGGGATCAAGGTTCGCCAGGTTTGGTGA